Part of the Tolypothrix sp. PCC 7910 genome, GATTCCCGACCAGCTTTCCCCCAAATTTCTAAATCTTGATTTGATAGAGATGTGATCGCCTGAGCTAGTTTTACAGGATCTTGTGGAGTAACTAAAATACCACAGTTGTATACTTGTTCGCTTAAACCATCAACATCAGACGCAATAACTGGTTTACCAGCTGCTTTAGCTTCTAAACAAACAAGACCCCAGGGTTCCCATATAGAGGGAATCACTACAGCATCACACTTTTCTAAGAAACTAGGTACATCATTAACACGTCCCAACAATATGACATTATCCAGTCCTTGAGCTAATTGTTTTAGCTCGCTTTCTAATGTTCCTTCTCCTTCTAATAGCAGAGTAACTTCTGTTGGTGAAACTAATTTCATCGCTTTGAGCAAAACATCAAATCCTTTTTGGAGACAAAACCGCCCATACGCCCCCAAGATGATAGGCTTGTGAAGGGGTTTTGAAGAAATCGCAAAAAACGTTTCTAGTAATCGACATGATTCGATTACAGATACTTTATATGAAGGAAGTAGATGATTTTGCAACATCCATTCACATTGATTTTGGGATATTGATATTACATGTTCAGCAAGAGTATATGATAATTTGAGCATGAAGTGAAACCGAGACAAATTAGGCACATTATATTGTTCAAAACATCTTGAATAATGATGCTCAATGATAATAATTTTTGTATAGGGATTTTTGATTTTTATCGATAGCAGCTTTAGAATATTTCTCCAAGTATTCACAACATTAAATAAAATAATTTTAGGCTGAAAATTTTTAATAAAATCAATTTCTTTAATAGATAAAACTTTGAATTCAAATTTGTCTTTCAGTTCCGAATGTATTAAAGCATCAACAGTAGATTTCACTCCACCTAAATTATAATTTTCAACTAATATCAATATTTTTTCTTTCATTAGTTTAATAATTTGTT contains:
- a CDS encoding glycosyltransferase family 4 protein, translated to MKEKILILVENYNLGGVKSTVDALIHSELKDKFEFKVLSIKEIDFIKNFQPKIILFNVVNTWRNILKLLSIKIKNPYTKIIIIEHHYSRCFEQYNVPNLSRFHFMLKLSYTLAEHVISISQNQCEWMLQNHLLPSYKVSVIESCRLLETFFAISSKPLHKPIILGAYGRFCLQKGFDVLLKAMKLVSPTEVTLLLEGEGTLESELKQLAQGLDNVILLGRVNDVPSFLEKCDAVVIPSIWEPWGLVCLEAKAAGKPVIASDVDGLSEQVYNCGILVTPQDPVKLAQAITSLSNQDLEIWGKAGRESVKNAWQNYIIKLEALIEEML